The window TCGACGTTTCGGCATCGGGTCGGGCGTCTGGTGCGCACCGGGGCCGGCGTCGAGCCCGCGTCGCGGGCAAAGTCGAAGTCGGCCGATGCGCGGGGCCAGTTCATCGCGTTGCCCCATGGCGTGGACGCGCCCTCACTCAGCGCGGAAATCGAAGTGCGCCTGCCCGGCACGATGACACTGCATCTGCAAGGCGCGGCCGCGCAGCAGGTGCTCGATCGCATCCTGGCGCAGTTGCCGTGATCCTGTCCTCGGCGGTCAGGGCCTATGTGTATAGCGAGGCGGTCGACATGAGGAAATCGATCGACGCGTTGGCGCAGTTGGTCGCCTCCTGCATGGGCATGGACCCGCTGTCGGGGCTGGTGTTCGTGTTCATCGGCCGGCGCCGCGACAAAGTGAAGCTCCTGGTGTGGGACCGGCACGGCTTCTGGGTGCTGTACAAGCGCCTGGAACGGGGCCGCTTCGCCGATCCGGCGCGCCTTTCGGCCGGCGCTCTGGCGATGAGCGAACGGGTGGCGTGGCTCGACGGCATCGATCTGGCCCGCGTGCGGCGACTCCCGACGGTGACTGCGTCCCGCGTGAGCTGAGGGCGGGGCCGTGCCCTTCATGCAATCGGGGTTTGACCGACTGCCCTGGAGGCGGCACCCGCGGGCAAGATGGACGCCATGAATCGCTCTGCCGTCATCGATCGCGCGACCCTGCCGAACGCCGTTGAGCCGCTCCAGGAGATGGTGCTGGAGATGGCCGCGCAGCTCGACGGGTTGCGGACGCAGTTCGACGCGCAGATGGAGAGCCTGCGCCACCCGCTGGCCGAACTGCGCCGGCGTCTGTTCGGCCCGCGCAGCGAGGCGATCCACGCGGGGCAAGGCGAATTGTGGAGCGAGGCGGTCGTAGTGCCGGTGCCGCCCGAGGCGTATCGCGAGGTCGAGGCGCACCGCCGGCGCCGGCCAGGGCGCGCCGCGATCGGTGAACACTTGCCGCGGCGGCGCGTCGAGCACGACCTGTCCGCGGATGAGAAAGCGGCCTTTGCCGCGGTTGAGCGCATCGGCGAGGAAGTCTCCGAGATGCTCGAGTACATCCCGGCGCGCCTCGAAGTCATCCAGAACGTGCGCCTGAAGTACCGCTGCGAACGCGCCGATGGCAGCAGCACGATCCGCACCGCCACCGCCCCGGGCGCGCCGATCGCCAAGAGCAACGCCGGGCCGGGGCTACTCGCGCACGTGATGGTGTCGAAATACCTCGATCATTGCCCGCTCGCCCGTCAGCAGCGCATCCTCGCCCGCGACGGCGTCGTGATCGCGCGCCAGACGCTGTGCGACTGGGTGCTCGACGGGGCCGAGCTCTTGAGCGTGCTGATGCCAGCGCTGCATCGCCACGTGCTCGCGAGCCCGGTGATCTTCACCGATGACACGACGCTCGCGCTGCAGGCACCGGGCAAGACCGTCACCGCGCGGATGTGGGCGTATCTGGCCGGCGGGCACCGCAAGGACGAAGAGGGCCGCTGGCAGGCGGTGGCGCCGGCGGCGCTGTACGACTGTTCCACCTCTCGACCATCCTCGAACGCCTGATGTCGGACCCGGCCCGGATCATCGAAATCCGTCGCCACCTGCATCTGGGGCAATCCGTGCGTTTCCTCGATTGGCAACAGGCCGGCCCCCAGATGGCGCTGCGCACGGGGCGGATCGTCGCGATGAAGGACACGCAACTCACCGTGCAGGACGAGCGCACCCGGCGCGAATGGAAACTGCCCTATGCAGCGATCGAAATCCCGGACGCGGCTTCGATCCCGGCGCCATCGGTGCCCGAACCGCCGCCTCCGACCCGCGCCGACTTCCACGTGGGCGACCGCGTGAGCTTCGAGGACCGTCACCTGCAGACCCGCGTCGGGACCATCGTCCGCATCAATCAGCGCACCGCCACCCTCGACTGCGACGGTCAAAGCTGGCGCGTCTCCTTCCCGCTTCTGCGGCACCTCGTCGATCTCTGACCTGCCCCGCTGACGGGGATTACCGGACGGATACGCCTATCAACGTGCATCGGGCATGACGCTGTATTTGCGAAGCCTGTACACCAGCGTCGGGCGGCTGATGCCCAGCACTCTGGCGGCGTGCGACAGGTTGCCGTGAGCCTCCGCAACGGCAGCGCGCAACATGGCCACCTCCGTTTCCGCCAGTCGCGGGCCGACGGCGGCGATCGACAGCGATTCCGCTCCCGCCGGTTCACTGACACGTCCGATGCCACCGCTGCGTTTCAACATGAGGGCGGTGGTATCGACTTCCTCGCCGCCGGTGAACAGATGGCATAAATCGAGCGCGCCGCCATCCTCGGCCAGGATGACCGCGCGTTCTATCATGTTCTCCAGTTCTCGCACGTTGCCGGGCCAGTCGTAGGCGAACATCGCATCAACCGCCCGTTCGCGGAAGCCGGTGATATGTTTATCGTGCTTGCGGCCCATGCGCTGGAGGAACCAGTTCATCATTAGCGGGATGTCGTCGCGGCGCTCGCGCAGCGGTGGCACCTCGATCGGGAAGACGTTGAGGCGGAAAAAGAGGTCCTCGCGGAATTGTCCGGCTTTGACGGCTTCGCGCAGGTTCACGTTCGTGGCGGCAACCACCCTGACGTTCACCTGGCGCGTGTGTGTATCGCCCACGCGCTCGATCTCGCCCTGCTGCAGTGCGCGCAGCAGCTTGCCCTGCGCAGTGAAGCTCAGCGTGGCGATCTCGTCGAGAAAGAGCGTGCCGTGATCGGCTCGCTCGAAGCGTCCGGCGCGAGACGTGGTAGCGCCCGTAAATCCACCGCGTTCGACGCCAAACAGTTCCGATTCCATCAGGTGTTCCGGGATGGATGCGCAGTTCACCGCGACGTAGGGGCCGTCTGCGCGCTTGCTCAGGCGATGCAGGTTGTTTGCGAAGACTTCCTTGCCGACGCCGCTCTCACCCAGGAACAGCACGGTGGCGTCGGTGGGCGCCACCTTGTTGACCATGTGGCAGACCGTGTTGAAGCCGGCGGAGATGCCGACCACGCCGAAGCTATTCTCAGGTGCGGTGGATAGCCGAGCGGCGATGCGGCTCGTGGCGGGCAGTGGCGCCTCGGCCTGTGGTGCCCATTTGACGAAATCGCCGATCCGCAGGAAGCGCAGGTCATCCTGGGCGTCTTCCCATTCCTCCACCGGCTTGCCTACCACGCGGCATTTCGCGTGCCCCATCCCGCGACATTCGGTTTCCCGCCACAGGATGGGACGGCCCATGAACGCGCTGGTGTAGCCGCACGCATAACCGACAAGCATCCAACACACCGATTCGTTGCCGATACCGTAGCTGGCGATGTGGGCCTCCGCCTCGGAGCTGTCCACGAGATAGAAGTCGCCGAAGTAGTGGCCACGCTGGACGTCGATATCCAGCGCCACCGGTTCGCAGTGCACCATGCCCTCCAGCGAGACGAGTTGCGGGCCGGCCAGGAAATCGTCATAGGTATTCAGGCTGGCGCGGACCTTGCGCGCCATTGCCGCGTCTCGCGTACCCGCCTGGTAGCCGATGCGGGTGATCAGCCCGCGCGCCGTTTCCTTGTCGAGGCTCTCGATCAGCTCCTGCCGCAAGGCGCCAAGCGAGCTGACATGCATCAGCATCATTCGCTGGTCGTCGAGCCAGATGCGGCCTTGTTGGGGCGCGAAACGCAGGCGCTTGGCGAGATCATTGAACGCCGGCACCCGAATTCCCCTGGAAGTCGCGTGTAGCTCTCGGTGAGTTTGCGCGGGTGAGTCGGGTTCGCGTCCTTCGGGGTGTCTTTTCGCCATGATTTCCTCGATCGCGGCCGGCGCGGTTGCAGGCACGGGAACTCGCCGCCGCGCACCGCGCGAACCGGTACGGCGACTGCCGTCCACCGGCCCACCGTGGGCCATACAGGATCCGATTGAGAGAGCTTATGCCCTGTGGCCAGATGAGAAATTGGTTTTCATCAAATAATAACGAATCTCGAGAGGCTGGCAAGCGAACTTTGTTCGAGGGCACGCCTGGGTAATCGATCATTTGATGGAAAAAACCTCCGGATCGATTCGGTCAAATCATCAAATTGCAGCTGTGCTCCGCGAGATTCTGCCCTTCTGCGTCCTGTAGCAAGGTTTCCCCGTCTTGGTGTGTCTGCGGGTTGGGCGTTTTCCTTCCAGATATCGGGGTTCCTGCCGGCCTGATCCACCTCTGGCACATCTTCTGCTGGGAGCTACCGTCACCGTGCAGTTGCAAGTGCGGGTCCGTCAAACCACGAATGGGACATATCCATGACATTCCCAACGACATTGCGGCGATCGGAAGCCGAGCGCTACCCGGTGCTCATGAGGGATGACGTGTTCGACGTAGCATTGAACGACGAGCAGGGCGAGGACGCCGCGGTCGGCTATGAGGCGATCTTTCGCAACACGCCCGTGGCGATCTGCCACCTGTTCAACCGCAGGATCCGGCGCTGTAACCGGCGATATGAGGAATTGTTCGGGTACGGACCCGGCGAGCTCGACAACCAGTCGGTCGGCGTGCATTACCTGAGCGACGACTCGTTTTCGACGATCGGTCAGAAATTCGGCCACTTCTTCGAGTCTCATCACACCTTCAAGGACGAGCGGCCGTTCGTGCGCAAGGACGGCACGCTGATCTGGTGCATCGTCACCGGCACCTTGCTCGATCCGGCCAACCCCAGGCTCGGCAGCATCTGGGTGGTGCAGGACATCTCCGAGCACAAGCGGATCGAGGACGAATTGAAGGCCGACGTCGAGAAGCTCGAATTCGTCGTGCAGCAG is drawn from Azoarcus sp. DN11 and contains these coding sequences:
- the tnpB gene encoding IS66 family insertion sequence element accessory protein TnpB (TnpB, as the term is used for proteins encoded by IS66 family insertion elements, is considered an accessory protein, since TnpC, encoded by a neighboring gene, is a DDE family transposase.), coding for MILSSAVRAYVYSEAVDMRKSIDALAQLVASCMGMDPLSGLVFVFIGRRRDKVKLLVWDRHGFWVLYKRLERGRFADPARLSAGALAMSERVAWLDGIDLARVRRLPTVTASRVS
- a CDS encoding transposase gives rise to the protein MNRSAVIDRATLPNAVEPLQEMVLEMAAQLDGLRTQFDAQMESLRHPLAELRRRLFGPRSEAIHAGQGELWSEAVVVPVPPEAYREVEAHRRRRPGRAAIGEHLPRRRVEHDLSADEKAAFAAVERIGEEVSEMLEYIPARLEVIQNVRLKYRCERADGSSTIRTATAPGAPIAKSNAGPGLLAHVMVSKYLDHCPLARQQRILARDGVVIARQTLCDWVLDGAELLSVLMPALHRHVLASPVIFTDDTTLALQAPGKTVTARMWAYLAGGHRKDEEGRWQAVAPAALYDCSTSRPSSNA
- a CDS encoding sigma-54-dependent Fis family transcriptional regulator; translated protein: MPATAPAAIEEIMAKRHPEGREPDSPAQTHRELHATSRGIRVPAFNDLAKRLRFAPQQGRIWLDDQRMMLMHVSSLGALRQELIESLDKETARGLITRIGYQAGTRDAAMARKVRASLNTYDDFLAGPQLVSLEGMVHCEPVALDIDVQRGHYFGDFYLVDSSEAEAHIASYGIGNESVCWMLVGYACGYTSAFMGRPILWRETECRGMGHAKCRVVGKPVEEWEDAQDDLRFLRIGDFVKWAPQAEAPLPATSRIAARLSTAPENSFGVVGISAGFNTVCHMVNKVAPTDATVLFLGESGVGKEVFANNLHRLSKRADGPYVAVNCASIPEHLMESELFGVERGGFTGATTSRAGRFERADHGTLFLDEIATLSFTAQGKLLRALQQGEIERVGDTHTRQVNVRVVAATNVNLREAVKAGQFREDLFFRLNVFPIEVPPLRERRDDIPLMMNWFLQRMGRKHDKHITGFRERAVDAMFAYDWPGNVRELENMIERAVILAEDGGALDLCHLFTGGEEVDTTALMLKRSGGIGRVSEPAGAESLSIAAVGPRLAETEVAMLRAAVAEAHGNLSHAARVLGISRPTLVYRLRKYSVMPDAR